Within the Pangasianodon hypophthalmus isolate fPanHyp1 chromosome 19, fPanHyp1.pri, whole genome shotgun sequence genome, the region TATCATGCGTTATCTTGTGAGGAAAGACTAAACTCTCTCTGTATACTATCCTGTATCTAAACTATCCTATCAACACTCTCTTTAAACACAAACTCCAAGcgcaaacacagacaaaaataacttgtttttttgttcatctttaTTATTCATACTTGGCATATTCACACATGGAAGAAGTTActgggaataataataataatgatagaaGTTACtggtagtaataataataataataaatcctcattgtttattgtaatattaaatgtaaattaaattacatttcaaatGTACTATGAAACAAATACACTGCTGAATGAGTTGCTAATCCAAATCTGAAATAAGCACGATGGATCAGGTCTACATgactttaaaatactttttatctgGTCCTAATTCTGGCAGAGCCAGATCCAAATGTTGAGAACCTGGATCTGTTTTTGGAAAGACACTGGATCCTTTCCGTGTTCTGTACCAAATTCCTATTCCAATCATAGCAACAACTGCAATCACAGCAAAGGCACGCTTAACATTCACCTGCAACAAATAAggcattaattaatataatatccattcataaatattttatatttctcaaatctgattggtcagaagggttgattaattttctataacatcagctctgGCCTTATTtcaggctgtaattcaaatcacaggtttatattaatgctctcttttctaatacgttattgtttctatagtaacagctaattcactgCGAACTGTAAAGTGTcaataaagtaattaaaaatgttttgttatttactaaagaaaaacacatatttgtttatatggtgAGTTTGTTCTTGTAAAGAGAAGTAcagcatatttatttttggaaagaaAATCTGTCAgaggtttgtaacagtcagaggtaaagatgttcctttaatttttcttcTATGGGAAAGACTAAGGACAGAAGAGTCCTCAATAACCAGCGACataacaactgtttatagctgatataacaGTGAACTTATtaggtgataacaggaactaacaggAACTATGGATGTTTCACAGCACTATCAtaattaaataactataaatggattaaaaatttgaggttcttttaaaataaaaaaattgaatcATTTTACAATGATTACAACAtcaaagtgctgtggtataataggtATAAAAGACTTACAGCACTGAGAAATGCTCTTAGTGGAAAATGACACTTAATAACACTgataataacactaataattaaACCTTCTCTACTCATTGGTACTCACTTTATACTGAGTTTTGCCATATTTCTTTAGGTAATTTCCTGCCTTCTCGATTGCTTTATTATTCTTTGAACAGTTCAGCAGTCCCGAGTCCTCGTGGAACAAGACGTCCACCATCATCAAATTGTTCCGGTCATACCCGCTGCTGTTTGGTGCAGTGTAGTCAGGGTTGAAGGTGTGGTGAAGTACAAACATTACGGTGGGCTTTTCATCTAGAAAGTCAAATAAAAGAATTATATACAATTGCACAATAACAAACAAGTCttacattttcaatttttacaATTAATTACTTCAattgatcaaaaaaaaaatctgtgcttGGCTTTCACAAACCTAGCTCTTAGATTAGCATCTCCCCTCAGCAGACGCTGTTTTATTGTTTGCCGATTAATGgcaattatatttcatttatcctGATTGACTTTATTGTCTTATAATGCTACAGTACTAAGTACTCTGCTTGTTAGAGCAGCGAGCAACGGCTGACTgatgttagcattttagcaACTGGCTTTTGCCCACTCAGGCATTCAAGTGattgaaagccaagttatagCACAAAAAACACAGGCTAAAATCAGCTCACAATGATTTATGACAATTATATTTCACTTATCATGAGTGACTTGTCGTCTAATCATGTTACTGAAGCACTCTGCTTGTTGCAGCAGACCTCTGTATAAAAGTTGGCTGAAGTTAGCTTTTGCCCACAGTCATTCAagtgcttgaaagccaagttaaaGCATGAATACACGCACAATTTGGCACACATTATGATTAATATCCTGAGTGACTTATCATGTTAAACAGGTACTCTGCTTGttacagcaggtagcattggtGCTCTGTGTCTCCAGTGTGCCACGTGGCTGATGTTAGCAATTTAGCACTTAGCTTTTCCCCTTCAGCCATTCAGCAGTGTGATAGGCAAGGTGTAGCACTAGAAATAAGTGAAATTTTACTTTTTGTGATTCATGAGGATGGTTAAGAGTGCCTCCAAGGCCCTGTCGTTTATTTATAACAAGTTCTCAGCAATTTTCAGCTTAAACTATACTACTAGTATTAGTATCGTTAGCAGTTAGCGGAACTACACATTTATCTAACATTACTTACATTTAAAAGTGGTTAATCCAAAGTATCTCCTTACTTGACtctttaagtaataaaaatgtatctaCTGGATTCATTATGTAAAACAGGCCACTGAAACACTTCAGAGCTTACAGACTGTGCTTACAGACCTGTCCAGGAGCAACTTCACTAACTCCTCCAATACTCAAAATACTCCATCTTGGATAAGCACTGCCAGCGTGAGGACATTCTAAAACGCTTAGCGTGAAAAAAGCTTAACGTGAAACTTTGCGCATTTTGTCCAGATTCTGGGCTCATCTGCTTGCCTGTACAtagtatgttttattaataaggTGTAAACCCAATTTGGTCTTTTAATATCACTGTCTTAATGCATTAAGTCAtgataagctttttttttttttttttattattattattacaacggTTTTCTATGGGGAGAAAACgcttaacataaaaatattgtCTTTCCACTTGGATTACAGTGCCGTTGTCTTAGCAATATATAGTGTTTATGACAAgagaaatgtgagagaaaaatggTTTTCCCTGGTTGTTTTAGTGCATTAAGCCATATTAAGCGTTTTTCATGTCAAGTTTTTTACAATGTCACTGCGTGTCttcaagtttttttattttattatatttgcacatttatttatttttgcacatttaattattttatttatttatttatttatttattttcatttgcacAGCCTTCGGCcatgtttcttttctctcccaGGAAGCTGTGTTAGGGGGCGGAGTGAAGGGGTGTTgggggagtgtctataaaatgactgacaggagccCTAACCAAACAATTCCGGTCCGGACTGAAGTGTatgttttacaatttatttatttttttccagctgAATAATAAATTCATGCCGAGGCAATGGCttaaaccattattattattttttttttatcatattctgcatatttccaggttatttgtacatcAACGACTGTACCTTTAACCATGAAATTCAGTTTCAGGATTAGATCAGGTGCTATAGTGACATGCTCCATGTCCTGCTTTAGGTTAAATAAATTTGCCTTAGGCAGGTTTATAAATATACTCTTTTTAATCATATATGTTTAATTAGCGGGGAATAGgatacatttaatattagtaGCTATTTTCcttcatgtatttttaaataaaagttcttCACTAGCTGTGCTAGTTTTTGGTGCACGCAGACAGGAGGAAGCCAttttgtccctgtgtgtgtatgtgtgtgtgtgtgtgtgtgtgtg harbors:
- the LOC113532135 gene encoding uncharacterized protein LOC113532135, with the protein product MTHHNWLLSTILNFFYKRVSATNVCFANYNSIRKTRDDIISRLRALPNITDVHNEEQCDVKVAFCPIVSRAGTDLMAALSGRSDEKPTVMFVLHHTFNPDYTAPNSSGYDRNNLMMVDVLFHEDSGLLNCSKNNKAIEKAGNYLKKYGKTQYKVNVKRAFAVIAVVAMIGIGIWYRTRKGSSVFPKTDPGSQHLDLALPELGPDKKYFKVM